The Theobroma cacao cultivar B97-61/B2 chromosome 2, Criollo_cocoa_genome_V2, whole genome shotgun sequence genome includes the window GTATTGTGTCAAAAAGACACAGGCCATAGTAAAGGTTTTGACATTCTAACTACAATCTTCAAAATTAGATGGGGTCCCAGGACCTTCTTTTATCATGTTATACAGACAGTAAAACATGTGTTCTTCAGAAAATCATAAATGAAGACAAATCTTTTAGCAGTAAGAGAATtcctggaaaaaaaaaaaatgttctgTAGCCgtaaaggaaaatatagaaagtttgatatattatttattgcCCTAACAACTTCTACAAGGAATAAATTGACTTTGTTCTGAAAATGACAGAGCATGCACCATTTGAACACAGAACCTTTCACTTAGATATCAGGCTGCACAGATAGGAAGAATCATCAATTCTAAAACAGAATCAGCATGTGAACAACAACTTGAATGAGATTAAATTTTCCAGAATGAGAGGCAAATACCGTGAAAACAAAACTATAACCCAACTCAAGGACAGATCGCAGGAAATCAATCCTTCTCCACATCATCTTCAAGTAGTGTGGGGTCATAAAGTATGCTTCCTGATGAAAATCAACATCCTCAGTGACAAGAGCATAGCAATGCTTATGTACAAGCTGACAACGATTATATGCCTTTTCATCCAAGGCAACAATCACCAGATGGTCCAAAAGCCTACGTGTGTCATCTCCAAGCATAAAGCTCTTAAGGAAAAGGTCAACAACTGAATTGGGACTCGCCCAGGCATCATTTAAAGTTGTTAAAATAACAGTATTACTCTTCATGGAAGCGTTCTTCAAAACTTCTTCAAGCTGTTGCATGGGGTTCTGCAGGAAAACAACTTTGAATGAAAAAATATTCAGGGATATTCCTTGGATTCTTTTCACAGGTAAGCGTTAATAGGAAAACATACTAGGCAGCTCATCCTATAAGATTGCCGTTGGCCTTCACTTTAATGCATGCCATATTTGTTATATgtaaaaatttagttgttcTAGTTGTTTCAGTGAAATTACTACATAACAAGGGAAAAAAATAGAGAGCACTAAACCCTAAATTCCAATTAGGTAAGCAGTACCCCACAGATGGAACCTCTAAAAAAGTCATATATAACCAATTCATCAAACAGAATCAAGTCATCATTTTGATAAAATGACTTCCATAAGCACAAGGAATAATATACAAGCTAGCATGCCACTAAGCTCTAAATTCGAATTCAAAATTAAGTATACAGTAGCCCCCACATAGACCATCTGAAAAcgtcatatatataaattcatCAAACAGAAACAATTCATCATTTAGATAAGACGACTTCCACAAACACAAGGAAGAAGATACAAAGATAACACGCCAGCGTTAATCCAGCAAGCTCCTAGCacaagaaaaattttactatCCAAAAAATTATCTGAGAATCCTTACAGTCTCTACTAAGCACTAGCTCTATCATGCTgggaaaattaaaactaaattagcCAATTTAATTCCTAGTTTGCAACAATAAGCTAAATAGTTAATATTTTACTCTACTAGTAACAAGGTGAACCAAGTAACTGTTTTTCAAATCTAATTCATGAGAGAATTATTTGTACGATAATTCATGTGATTTGAACTTACCTGTCAATTAATTCTATTCAAtaggggaaaaaaagaaagaaaaggaaaagagaactAACCGTAGAAGAAGAGTTATCGTACAAGTAAGGGAAAAAgcgagagaaagagggagaagAAAGGGAACCGGGCGACAAACGAAGGAAGCGGAGAGAATCATTAGCAGTGTAAAGAAGCAAAGCGGAGAGAGTGACGGCGGTGAAAATAAAAGCAGCTCGGCGAATGAGCATCGAGATTTCGGGAGACATAGCGACGGAAGAAGAGGatgaagaggaaagaaaagaagagtcACGGGGAGGAGGAGTAGCGAAGGAGCAGCAGGTGGAGACCGCAGGAGGAGGAGGAAACCGTCTCCTGTGAAACCTTAAAGCCAACTGATGCGGGAACGACATCAGCAAACAATAATTTCATtctttattataaaaatattagaaaaaataaaattggaaGAGAGGAGGTTGCGCTAGCTTGCTGGCTGTTCCAGATTCCCGATTTCCCAGTTGAattaaagagagagaaggcTGAAGGAAGGGAGACACTGAGAAGCCTTAGCTAGTTAGCCACCTTGACAAAGTGGGCCACCACCCCTACCCCTACCCCACTTAATTTAGATCTATTTGTCATCTAATCTCagttataattaattaaaactacaCAAACGCATGAATAATActtcttcctttgttttttccttaatCCACGTAATGACGTTGAATGTTTGAAGTGATTTGTTTAATGACAATAACTCgtttttattttactattttaccttgtcaaaaatttttaaaaaaaagtcaaaccTTATGgtttttgtatttatataaaatattatacatCTACTCTATTAGTTTAATACGGATCTTGAGTGAGATATGAAAAGCCCACTTGCCTTTTCACTTTCATCTAGACCCCGGCTCCACACTGGAGGATAACTGTTTGTCATTTGATATCCCCGATCCGACTACATCATTATCTTGGTATCTTAATaaaggagaagagaaatgggATTCTACCTCTTCTTTTCCtatcaattttcttcttttcagcCCCCTCTCATGCTCATTCGCCaatctaatttttttccctaggaaaataaatgggaaaaaaaaatggttcaACCAATTGAAATCAagtaatatttcttttatttgaaaagagtaaagattgaaaattatgaattcaTGTCATA containing:
- the LOC18609943 gene encoding uncharacterized protein At4g15970 → MSFPHQLALRFHRRRFPPPPAVSTCCSFATPPPRDSSFLSSSSSSSVAMSPEISMLIRRAAFIFTAVTLSALLLYTANDSLRFLRLSPGSLSSPSFSRFFPYLYDNSSSTNPMQQLEEVLKNASMKSNTVILTTLNDAWASPNSVVDLFLKSFMLGDDTRRLLDHLVIVALDEKAYNRCQLVHKHCYALVTEDVDFHQEAYFMTPHYLKMMWRRIDFLRSVLELGYSFVFTDADIMWFRDPFPRFFSDVDFQIACDNFLGRPDDMNNRPNGGFNYVKSNNRSIAFYKFWYSSRETYPGYHDQDVLNKIKFHPFISEIGLKIRFLDTAYFGGLCEPSKDLNLVCTMHANCCYGMDSKLHDLKIMLQDWRAFMSLPPDLKKEYIFSWRVPQNCSLSSLRHFDSPPPEMKAQQEEKH